One Halosegnis longus DNA window includes the following coding sequences:
- a CDS encoding DUF5798 family protein has product MVGLGNAAKKIQQLSDLAEKLYVRMNEVREKVDATQEQVDDTHQRVVRLERKVDEQRALIEAVAAEHDIDVEQVAATAAIEEAESDDDNEPTDGESASDAASDGSTDDTANSE; this is encoded by the coding sequence ATGGTTGGACTCGGAAACGCGGCAAAGAAGATACAACAGCTCTCTGACCTCGCCGAGAAGCTCTACGTCCGGATGAACGAGGTGCGCGAGAAGGTCGACGCGACACAGGAGCAGGTGGACGACACCCACCAGCGTGTCGTCCGACTCGAACGCAAGGTGGACGAACAGCGCGCACTCATCGAGGCAGTCGCCGCCGAGCACGACATCGACGTGGAACAGGTCGCGGCGACGGCAGCAATCGAGGAGGCGGAAAGCGACGACGACAACGAGCCGACGGACGGCGAGTCGGCGAGTGACGCGGCGAGCGACGGGTCGACGGACGACACGGCAAACAGCGAGTAG
- a CDS encoding ATP-binding cassette domain-containing protein — MSAIRTAGLTKRYGETVAVDDLSVTVESGEVFGMLGPNGAGKSTLIGMLCTLATPTDGDATVNGFDIRSERDAVRDSIGVVFQEPALDEELTAAENLAFHARMYGLSRSERSERITDLLELVELADVADDPVGEYSGGMKRRLEIARGLIHEPEVLFLDEPTLGLDAQTRRATWRYIERMNEERGVTVVLTTHYMEEADHLCDRVAIVDDGNIIALDTPATLKTQQGGDMLELGLEGDVAALTARLEETSWVESVTATDAGVQVALADDRTRVPDAVRLADETGVAITAIEVHRPSLETVFLALTGSTIAEAAEGDQ, encoded by the coding sequence ATGAGCGCGATACGGACGGCGGGGTTGACGAAACGGTACGGCGAGACCGTGGCCGTCGACGACCTCTCCGTCACCGTGGAGTCGGGGGAGGTGTTCGGCATGCTGGGGCCGAACGGGGCCGGCAAGTCGACACTCATCGGGATGTTGTGCACCCTCGCGACGCCGACCGACGGCGACGCGACGGTCAACGGCTTCGATATTCGCAGCGAGCGCGACGCCGTCCGTGACAGCATCGGCGTCGTGTTCCAGGAGCCGGCGCTGGACGAGGAGCTCACCGCCGCCGAGAACCTCGCCTTCCACGCCCGGATGTACGGGCTGTCGCGCAGCGAGCGCAGCGAGCGAATCACCGACCTGCTCGAGCTCGTCGAACTCGCGGACGTGGCCGACGACCCCGTCGGCGAGTACTCCGGCGGGATGAAACGCCGCCTCGAAATCGCCCGCGGGCTGATTCACGAACCGGAGGTGCTCTTTCTCGATGAGCCGACGCTCGGGCTCGATGCACAGACCAGACGCGCGACGTGGCGCTACATCGAGCGCATGAACGAGGAGCGCGGCGTCACCGTCGTGTTGACGACCCACTACATGGAAGAGGCCGACCACCTCTGTGACCGGGTCGCCATCGTCGACGACGGCAACATCATCGCGCTCGACACCCCTGCGACGCTGAAGACACAGCAGGGTGGCGACATGCTCGAACTCGGGCTGGAGGGCGACGTGGCGGCGCTCACAGCGCGACTGGAAGAGACGTCGTGGGTCGAGTCCGTCACCGCCACCGACGCCGGAGTACAGGTCGCGCTCGCGGACGACCGGACGCGCGTCCCCGACGCGGTGCGGCTGGCGGACGAGACGGGCGTCGCCATCACGGCGATAGAGGTCCACCGGCCGAGTTTGGAGACGGTGTTCCTCGCGTTGACCGGGAGCACGATTGCCGAGGCCGCCGAGGGGGACCAGTGA
- a CDS encoding alpha/beta fold hydrolase, with translation MRPRTLALGAAGAVGGLLLGNRTLRADEFEPPLGHEQATFRWRGFDIAYTELGDPDDQDLVLLHGLNAAGSSHEFVHVVETLAEEYHVIAPDLPGFGGSERPPLLYSGSLYTAFVTDFLREQSDEPVVVGSSLTAAYATRAASEVPVAELVLVCPTPTTIPGEHPFVRSLFRSPVLGEGLYNLLTSKPSIRWFLADHGFSETDAVTDDWVEYDWQTAHQPNARFAPASFIAGFLDIDADLGVELGELDVPVTIIWGSEAEMPEPEVGRAMADTAGASFTSIDGTDLLPHAEQPTAFLDAFERR, from the coding sequence ATGCGACCCAGAACGCTTGCGCTTGGCGCAGCCGGCGCTGTCGGCGGACTCCTGCTCGGAAACCGAACGCTGCGTGCCGACGAGTTCGAGCCGCCGCTGGGCCACGAACAGGCCACGTTCCGCTGGCGCGGCTTCGATATCGCCTACACCGAACTCGGCGACCCCGACGACCAGGACCTCGTCCTGTTGCACGGGCTGAACGCCGCCGGCTCCTCCCACGAGTTCGTCCACGTCGTCGAGACGCTCGCCGAGGAGTACCACGTCATCGCGCCGGACCTCCCCGGGTTCGGCGGCTCCGAGCGGCCGCCGCTGCTCTACTCGGGGTCGCTGTACACCGCCTTCGTCACCGACTTCCTGCGCGAGCAGAGCGACGAGCCGGTCGTGGTCGGCTCCTCGCTCACGGCCGCCTACGCGACCCGCGCCGCGAGTGAGGTTCCGGTCGCGGAGCTGGTGTTAGTCTGTCCGACGCCGACGACGATTCCCGGGGAACACCCGTTCGTCCGGTCGCTGTTTCGCTCGCCCGTGCTCGGGGAGGGGCTGTACAATCTGCTCACCTCGAAGCCGTCCATCCGGTGGTTCCTCGCCGACCACGGCTTCTCCGAGACCGACGCCGTCACCGACGACTGGGTCGAGTACGACTGGCAGACTGCCCACCAGCCGAACGCCCGGTTCGCGCCGGCGTCGTTCATCGCCGGCTTCCTCGATATCGATGCGGACCTCGGAGTGGAGTTGGGCGAGCTTGACGTACCCGTCACCATCATCTGGGGAAGCGAGGCAGAGATGCCCGAACCGGAGGTCGGGCGGGCGATGGCCGACACTGCCGGGGCGTCGTTCACGAGCATCGACGGGACGGACCTCCTCCCGCACGCAGAACAGCCGACCGCGTTTCTCGACGCGTTCGAACGGCGTTAG
- a CDS encoding Lrp/AsnC family transcriptional regulator, whose protein sequence is MDDLDRSILNILRRDARTPYTEIAERVGTSEGTVRNRVERMLEEGAIERFTVATRTGNVKAMVEVGVAVDVDTRAVSESMADWDAVDYVWQVSGDEDIVLVVDATDTSALNQLITKARELDDVVSTKTRLILNERLG, encoded by the coding sequence ATGGATGACCTCGACCGGTCGATACTGAACATCCTGCGGCGAGACGCACGCACCCCCTACACCGAGATTGCAGAGCGGGTCGGCACCTCCGAGGGGACCGTCCGCAACCGCGTGGAACGAATGTTGGAGGAGGGCGCTATCGAGCGGTTCACCGTCGCCACCCGCACGGGGAACGTGAAGGCGATGGTCGAGGTCGGGGTCGCCGTCGACGTGGACACCCGCGCCGTCTCGGAGTCGATGGCCGACTGGGACGCCGTCGACTACGTCTGGCAGGTGTCCGGCGACGAAGACATCGTTCTCGTGGTCGACGCGACCGACACCAGCGCCCTGAACCAACTCATCACCAAGGCGCGGGAACTCGACGACGTGGTCTCGACCAAGACGCGGCTCATCCTCAACGAACGGCTCGGCTGA
- a CDS encoding NUDIX hydrolase, producing the protein MSTDSDPTGAVNEDAAHENAGQDVIAVDADDNEERLVNRLDAHTGDGIRHRAFTCLVFDSDGHVLLGQRAPDKRLWDTHWDGTVASHPVQGQTQKEATRQRLEEELGVTPDQYDDLRVTDKFEYKRYYLEEGLEWEVCAVLKCTLDDRTLDPDPEEIAGTMWVPYERLHEHPRWYRQLRLCPWFEIAMRRDF; encoded by the coding sequence ATGAGTACGGACTCCGACCCGACCGGCGCGGTCAACGAAGACGCCGCCCACGAGAACGCCGGCCAGGACGTCATCGCGGTCGACGCCGACGACAACGAGGAGCGACTCGTCAACCGACTCGACGCCCACACCGGCGACGGAATTCGCCACCGCGCGTTCACCTGTCTCGTCTTCGACAGCGACGGCCACGTCCTGCTGGGCCAGCGCGCGCCGGACAAGCGGCTCTGGGACACACACTGGGACGGCACCGTCGCCTCCCACCCGGTCCAGGGCCAGACGCAGAAGGAGGCCACCCGCCAGCGGCTCGAAGAGGAACTCGGCGTCACCCCCGACCAGTACGACGACCTCCGCGTGACGGACAAGTTCGAGTACAAGCGCTACTACCTCGAAGAGGGGCTCGAATGGGAGGTGTGTGCCGTCCTCAAATGTACGCTCGACGACCGGACGCTCGACCCCGACCCCGAAGAGATCGCCGGCACGATGTGGGTCCCGTACGAGCGACTCCACGAGCACCCGCGCTGGTACCGCCAGCTCCGGCTGTGTCCGTGGTTCGAGATTGCGATGCGGCGCGACTTCTAA
- a CDS encoding ABC transporter permease: MSLLDPQAVYALWLRDVKRFVRTPSQVAGTLVFPLMFLVFLGTGFSDATLPGIPAGVEYLQYLVPGIVGFTMLFGASFAGLAILGAQDTGFLKEILVAPVSRTSIVLGWIAGGATTALIQGSLVFLIAIPLGFRVANPLLLPVVALVLLLLAVTFVGFGVALASQFSDTQGFGLLIQFIVFPIFFLSGALFPLSELPAVAQYLGRVNPLTYGVDALRGALVGTSTYPLALDVLALGVSAAVMVAVGAWLFGRVESV; the protein is encoded by the coding sequence GTGAGCCTCCTCGACCCACAGGCCGTGTACGCGCTCTGGCTGCGCGACGTGAAGCGGTTCGTCCGGACGCCCTCGCAGGTGGCTGGGACCCTCGTCTTCCCGCTGATGTTTCTCGTCTTTCTCGGGACGGGATTCAGCGACGCGACTCTCCCCGGAATACCGGCGGGCGTCGAGTATCTCCAGTATCTCGTTCCCGGCATCGTCGGCTTCACCATGCTGTTCGGTGCCTCCTTCGCCGGACTCGCCATCCTCGGCGCACAGGACACGGGCTTCCTGAAGGAGATTCTGGTCGCGCCGGTGAGCCGCACCTCCATCGTCCTCGGCTGGATTGCCGGCGGCGCGACGACCGCGCTGATTCAGGGGTCGCTCGTCTTCCTCATCGCCATCCCACTCGGCTTTCGGGTGGCGAACCCGCTTCTCTTGCCCGTCGTCGCTCTCGTCCTGCTGCTGCTCGCGGTGACGTTCGTCGGCTTCGGCGTCGCGCTCGCCTCGCAGTTCTCGGACACGCAGGGGTTTGGCCTGCTCATCCAGTTCATCGTCTTCCCCATTTTCTTCCTCTCGGGAGCGCTGTTCCCGCTGAGTGAACTGCCCGCGGTGGCCCAGTATCTCGGCCGCGTGAATCCCCTCACCTACGGCGTCGACGCGCTCCGGGGTGCACTGGTCGGGACCTCGACGTATCCGCTCGCGCTCGATGTACTCGCGCTCGGCGTGTCGGCCGCCGTGATGGTCGCCGTCGGCGCGTGGCTGTTCGGTCGCGTCGAGTCCGTCTGA